The following proteins are encoded in a genomic region of Fusarium keratoplasticum isolate Fu6.1 chromosome 9, whole genome shotgun sequence:
- a CDS encoding Ceramide glucosyltransferase codes for MDSWRDIFALGWLILAGVVVLIVCIGLRSISRNFKHPPGPPVSPGLGQNAPHVTIIRPVKGVEPRLYDCIAASFRQAYPQDKISIRLCLEDDSDPAYPILQKVIDDFPTFDARILLERDDSVLSETINMGPNPKIRNLSRAYREAKGDIIWIADCNVWMAKDVLGRMVDKLMGYKLGGGSKPYKFVHQLPIVIDLVDYSRPLAADGQALLASSSEEGFASDPIVDEDSGEAPTVWSQGGGRLDEMFMATSHSKFYSAINTVGVAPCAVGKSNMFRKSQLDHATDPILNPSLPQDQNLPTGVDFFSHNICEDHMIGDLLWNTHFSGFRKHGLVWGDLAVQPMSGMSVAAYAARRCRWLRARKYTVLSATLLEPFTESFLFSTYLSYGITTLTYFNEIWGIPQTWKAMAITWLLSITIWMIVDWFNFSCLHSGNTIETDEHTPCFAKGFASSEGLPSRRFSEFVPAWIGREALALPIWAWAVLCGNTVNWRGKEFYIRFDTTVYAVDSEERTRDVRTPELERGTSRNKHRVD; via the exons ATGGATTCCTGGAGAGACATCTTCGCGCTCGGCTGGCTCATCCTAGCCGGCGTCGTCGTTCTAATAGTCTGCATAGGATTGCGCTCAAT CTCCAGAAACTTCAAGCACCCCCCAGGTCCTCCAGTCTCTCCTGGTCTCGGCCAAAACGCGCCGCATGTCACGATAATTCGGCcggtcaagggcgtcgaACCCAGACTCTACGATTGCATCGCCGCCTCGTTCCGCCAGGCTTACCCCCAGGACAAGATCTCGATCCGCCTTTGCCTCGAAGATGACAGCGATCCGGCGTACCCGATCCTCCAGAAGGTCATCGATGACTTTCCCACGTTCGACGCCCGTATACTGCTCGAGAGGGATGATTCTGTGCTGAGCGAGACGATCAACATGGGCCCCAACCCCAAGATTCGCAATCTGAGCCGAGCGTACCGAGAGGCCAAGGGAGACATCATCTGGATCGCTGACTGCAACGTCTGGATGGCCAAGGATGTCCTAGGACGCATGGTAGACAAGCTCATGGGCTATAAGTTAGGCGGCGGCTCGAAACCATACAAGTTTGTCCACCAGCTGCCCATCGTTATTGACCTAGTCGACTACTCGAGGCCCCTTGCAGCGGATGGTCAAGCTCTGTTGGCCTCTTCATCTGAGGAGGGCTTTGCGTCGGATCCCATTGTCGATGAGGACTCGGGAGAGGCGCCGACAGTCTGGTCCCAGGGTGGAGGGCGTCTTGACGAGATGTTTATGGCCACGTCGCACTCCAAGTTCTACAGCGCTATCAACACTGTCGGCGTTGCACCTTGCGCCGTTGGGAAGAGCAACATGTTTCGCAAATCTCAGCTGGACCATGCCACCGATCCCATCCTGAACCCCAGCCTACCCCAAGACCAGAACCTGCCAACCGGCGTCGACTTTTTCTCTCACAACATTTGCGAAGACCACATGATCGGTGACCTATTATGGAACACCCACTTTTCCGGCTTCAGAAAACATGGACTCGTCTGGGGCGACCTTGCTGTGCAGCCCATGTCGGGAATGTCTGTTGCCGCGTACGCTGCAAGACGGTGTCGGTGGCTGAGGGCTCGAAAGTATACTGTACTTTCAGCAACCCTGCTCGAGCCGTTTACAGAATCTTTCCTTTTTTCCACGTATCTTTCATATGGAATTACAACCTTGACCTACTTCAACGAAATATGGGGCATTCCTCAGACTTGGAAGGCAATGGCAATCACTTGGCTTCTCTCGATCACGATATGGATGATTGTGGACTGGTTCAACTTTAGCTGCTTGCACTCTGGTAACACCATCGAGACAGACGAACATACACCCTGCTTCGCCAAGGGCTTTGCCTCTTCAGAAGGTCTTCCAAGCAGGCGGTTTTCAGAGTTTGTGCCAGCATGGATTGGACGAGAAGCCCTGGCGCTCCCCATTTGGGCATGGGCCGTCCTGTGCGGAAACACGGTGAATTGGCGAGGCAAGGAGTTTTACATTCGCTTTGATACGACAGTGTATGCAGTCGACTCTGAGGAACGCACTAGGGATGTCAGGACACCAGAGTTGGAGAGGGGAACGTCACGAAACAAGCACCGGGTTGATTAG
- a CDS encoding TRNA-intron lyase: protein MAEIQSSTKEPVGTPPTSDPAAPQQSQKRGPSLHQIYALPAPIRTFPLPTFYPNNPVSFFHVAYAWLGQLWSPPPAEPAAVHLGVWSPATSSVHITDEVSTRALWEQGFYGKGSLSRSEPNWLKREKVRQGLADAHVSEIMTVQRREERMRAKWERARLEQEAIRQTRLEEAQEAEARKAKAHEAKERESRAEEPTEIAQPKAIKPISIPTPLPVYASPVSPGALLALPNSPADLALATAAASSDSLVHGNAINGDALFPDEHSSTNGSNGATTNGKISINTRVSSSSLSTQSDDSKPLKRRKSVRFSPNVESTTFRLGDPPSPQHAAANAKQNGLADVNAAASVSLNGNATTAEEASGSGSGSGKERVIKNMEHLQLMPEEAFFLSFGLGALTVNDPTSGSQLSSMELLRLFRQYSYFPPRVEPEDPALQPDDNFLVHYAVYHHFRSLGWVPRGGIKFGVDWLLYTRGPVFDHAEFGLIVIPSYSDPQWKESGKQNPRKSWQWLHGTVRVLSHVTKSLVLVYVDVPPPSKFEEALDKGIAEAFKMYKVREVMVKRWSSNRNR from the coding sequence ATGGCTGAGATTCAATCATCAACCAAAGAGCCTGTCGGTACCCCGCCCACCTCGGATCCTGCTGCACCCCAGCAATCCCAGAAGCGAGGACCTTCACTGCATCAGATCTACGCCCTTCCAGCGCCGATCCGAACATTTCCTCTTCCGACCTTTTATCCAAACAATCCCGTATCCTTCTTCCATGTCGCATACGCTTGGTTAGGCCAGCTCTGGTCTCCGCCTCCGGCGGAACCGGCTGCTGTGCATCTTGGAGTGTGGTCTCCTGCTACGTCTTCGGTCCATATTACGGATGAAGTCTCTACTAGAGCCCTGTGGGAGCAAGGCTTCTATGGAAAGGGTAGTCTTAGTCGAAGTGAGCCGAACTGGCTGAAGCGCGAGAAGGTCAGACAAGGTCTCGCGGATGCTCACGTCAGCGAGATCATGACCGTACAAAGACGAGAAGAGCGTATGCGCGCCAAGTGGGAACGCGCTCGCCTTGAACAAGAGGCAATTCGTCAAACGAGACTCGAGGAAGCTCAGGAAGCTGAAGCTCGAAAGGCCAAAGCCCATGAAGCCAAGGAGCGAGAATCGCGGGCCGAGGAGCCAACCGAGATTGCGcagcccaaggccatcaagccgATCTCCATCCCTACGCCTTTGCCCGTCTATGCCTCACCGGTTAGCCCGGGAGCGCTTTTGGCTCTCCCCAACTCCCCGGCGGACCTTGCTCTTGCTACAGCAGCGGCTTCTTCGGACAGCCTTGTCCATGGCAATGCTATCAATGGAGACGCCCTGTTCCCGGATGAGCACTCGTCCACCAATGGGTCGAACGGGGCTACTACCAATGGCAAGATTTCTATTAACACTCGCGTGTCGAGCTCGAGCCTGTCGACCCAATCAGACGACTCGAAGCCGCTGAAGCGACGGAAGAGTGTTCGGTTTTCGCCTAATGTCGAATCAACAACCTTCCGGCTTGGCGATCCCCCCAGCCCCCAACACGCAGCTGCGAATGCGAAGCAGAACGGGTTGGCGGATGTTAATGCCGCAGCGTCGGTCTCGCTGAACGGGAATGCGACCACTGCCGAAGAGGcatctggctctggctctggctctggcaaggAACGCGTGATTAAGAACATGGAACACCTCCAGCTGATGCCTGAGGAAGCCTTCTTTCTCAGCTTCGGTCTGGGCGCATTGACAGTCAATGACCCTACCTCAGGTAGCCAATTGTCTTCAATGGAGCTTTTGAGGCTGTTTCGGCAATACTCGTACTTTCCACCCCGCGTTGAGCCGGAGGATCCCGCCCTGCAGCCCGACGACAACTTTCTCGTTCACTATGCTGTCTACCACCACTTCAGGTCATTGGGATGGGTGCCACGCGGGGGCATCAAGTTTGGTGTGGACTGGTTGCTCTACACCCGAGGCCCGGTGTTTGACCACGCCGAGTTTGGCTTGATTGTCATTCCGTCGTACTCGGATCCTCAATGGAAGGAGTCCGGGAAGCAGAACCCTCGCAAGTCCTGGCAGTGGCTGCATGGTACCGTTCGAGTTCTCTCCCACGTTACCAAGAGCCTTGTGCTGGTCTACGTGGATGTACCACCCCCTTCCAAGTTTGAAGAGGCTCTGGACAAGGGTATCGCTGAGGCTTTCAAGATGTACAAGGTTAGAgaggtgatggtgaagcGATGGTCGAGCAATCGCAACAGGTAG
- a CDS encoding Checkpoint protein, whose protein sequence is MRFRTELKNIRTFAKLTAALGSLEKIAWLRLSDDTARFTVIPDMGSQVWASLAMDFIFDGYHIQSAEAGNTINLELPLQPLQRALKSALNSISASLRLTKKEGLPVLSMTITTTTANPSNAPGAAKPSGTGGGDDPFDDDDMFQAENLETSLRREHEKIITQDIPVRVLHPETVETIMQPRVREPDVHIQLPPLLQLKAISDRFTKLAMASSSGSSTTTKSPKLELSANMHGGLRLRMATENTDICSVWSNLENPELDPAQLDCPVEEHPSTKFREDGPDRWATVRVDGKDWSRVLSVGRLEGRVIACFADDHALILYVYVPQYDDAAADDSVVTYYVQSYSV, encoded by the exons ATGCGGTTCCGCACGGAGCTGAAAAACATTCGCACCTTTGCAA AGCTCACGGCtgcacttggctctcttgaGAAGATCGCCTGGCTGCGCTTGAGCGATGATACGGCGCGCTTCACCGTCATCCCAGATATGGGATCGCAAGTCTGGGC CTCGCTTGCCATGGACTTCATCTTTGACGGCTATCACATCCAATCCGCAGAAGCAggcaacaccatcaacctAGAGCTTCCCCTTCAACCCCTCCAACGCGCCCTCAAGTCCGCCCTCAACAGCATATCCGCTTCTCTCCGCCTGACAAAGAAGGAAGGATTGCCTGTGCTATCCATGACCATCACAACAACTACTGCCAATCCTTCCAATGCACCAGGAGCTGCGAAGCCCTCGGGTActggtggaggagatgatccctttgatgatgacgacatGTTCCAGGCTGAGAACCTCGAAACCTCTCTGAGACGTGAGCACGAAAAGATCATCACGCAGGATATCCCCGTGCGGGTTCTCCATCCAGAGACTGTTGAAACCATCATGCAACCACGAGTGCGTGAACCTGACGTGCACATCCAACTACCGCCACTCCttcagctcaaggccatctcggACCGCTTCACCAAGCTTGCCATGGCCTCCAGCTCTGGGTCCTCTACCACCACAAAGTCACCAAAGCTCGAGCTTAGCGCCAACATGCACGGTGGCTTACGTCTGCGCATGGCGACGGAAAACACTGACATTTGCAGCGTCTGGTCTAATCTGGAGAACCCAGAGCTGGATCCCGCCCAGCTGGACTGCCCTGTTGAAGAGCACCCCAGTACCAAGTTTCGTGAGGACGGCCCAGATCGTTGGGCAACCGTTCGCGTGGATGGCAAGGACTGGAGTCGTGTCCTAAGTGTCGGTCGACTGGAGGGTAGGGTGATTGCTTGCTTTGCCGATGATCATGCTTTAATCCTCTATGTATATGTGCCCCAGTACGATGATGCTGCGGCAGACGATTCCGTCGTGACA TACTATGTTCAATCATACAGTGTCTAA
- a CDS encoding Protein transport protein sec16, translating to MASESPNAAWHPAMMPNDSHAPSSTEAPADPAQATSSTTDAAVQPSKPAAQDTQSQPEQKPSEGSDAANAWFSQDGDDAGDSWLASEVSAPQQPEPEQLPDQAAPEKPQTETASPSKASTSQHSSSMSFARTVSHEVSFNDDDEGDWSLSRTDTDPFKFMPPSDRTNSFPVVPPMQPSSDTHDHQPLPSNQALDVLEETEKDVDAEEQAYKQQGATDGLDAPRRGHSSSISIGGELKSPEGQASEARFEEGIPLISQSAEKEGQSNEPTGALNSFDDGDAEDEDFFKQMEDGGNVAPDEAPVPSLERKSTMQVMDSLNTGTISRQPTLEETPEEDEEPAKPAAAEPTTTNAAGKEDLESKWEQAFADDDDEDFLLEDTGADGKQVDPAAFFGSDDEGFLEDEEPTPAPAPVAARQPSGSNPYVPQKQANQHAPSPYAPSAPAPAPVQAAPIHPTSAYNTPAPGTTPMGSAPQYGRAPPVRPEMPKAQSFADKSKGGYHSPYDLPTDLVTNVVKPRKRASMQQLSQANHLHTPVQPPPRSASVGMPGPPTRLTPPSSSHGLPSQHPQSPPKPTTPGLQHHENFFEELPMTSRPRPSSRTSHRGASPARQPPMTHGTHVPSPLMPSAASVSTQMAPPPLPAMAVTPSQAPSQPPAAQQPGANLVAPERVSPYAALANSVNHLPPPSSSASRYSPAPTHAGSHTAPPAPVNSRYSPAPPATKSHGSYGPVSASAVPAPMLPHQPRTSSPLTHCESSGFEPRLNRVSSLPPTREVEEEDDQPTQTRSLSATHAPAPYHESKYNPASPPKVPRQTPPPPSYASQFTLSPPKQSGPYAPVAAPAAPAGFAPPPRAQTQSPSTSFGHKQAQRSADSTRRPSSAHSHGSPATTKPSYAPYAPVAPAAPAAPSATFAPRTRGQSINMNMVAPTDGRENDPLQRWRGVPVISWGVGGTVVTSFPKSIPRYGMNQSVPMIVRTPGEVKIQNVKDIEPLQDHLAKFPGPLRGKSKKKETITWLNTAIEALEKDLPDLSFHSQLSLEVKRSIERLLLWKILRIFIEHDGVLEGNAAAEKAVRLVLSPGTKTPTADDDALFPTASSLGGQLASVTSMQSDGADVSTMEQIRHYLLRGDREKAVWALVDKRLWGHAMLISHTVEGDLYKRVAQEFVRKEVNYPGHANESMAALYKILSGNYDDCVDELVPVHARAGLQLVSTNAGSGPTKDTLDGLDKWRETLSLVLSNRSVDDTQGLNALGTLLSSYGRAEAAHICFMFGRSGSIFGGLDDPNAHFVLLGADHRQQADQFAKETEALQLSEVYEYGLSLAGGVHAAAGAPHLAAYKLQHAMVLAEYGHRDKALQYCDAILTAIHSQTKRSPYHHPILETAVEDFMMRLKQAPKEDSGSWISKPSMNKVSDSMWNRFNKFVAGDDNEENGAAGEAGPFNRPSGEFSRSPSVSNFDIYAQQSPSFGMTPAQPPPQAPMSAAASRYAPAAAAAGAPPASSNPYSPTSQYTPGRTSIDRASNEYPRSSYEPAYPGAPSAAPAASGDSYVPSVPQPQQNNVGVEPSGLAPAAQITQAYSPAGYQPYGMPTQTSNSTGDDDKSAEPSQQGFQPLSYGYEPPQMNSTPPEPETPGNAGESNSGGYEPPSFQPYSYEPPSYEPDPEPTAEGDEDTPKPRKKSFMDDDDDDFPSMKPKEKTKSEKDRENEEMFRKAAEEDAKRAAAQQPAKKGWGFSGWFGGSKKAALETPSPGESSPGKPIRAKLGEASSFVYDPELKRWVNKKPGAENTPAKTATPPPPRGGPRSVSGTPPPPPGTPPPLVTSNSAPPPLMPPKVRAGTPDLTRTASSDSLAPPPMLRSVSNTSNGPPSRPTTSMSNASSIDDLLSVQPRKASDKKKPRKSGRYVDVMAK from the exons ACGCACGATCACCAGCCACTTCCCTCCAACCAGGCTTTGGATGTCTTGGAAGAGACGGAGAAGGATGTTGACGCAGAGGAGCAAGCGTACAAGCAGCAAGGTGCTACTGATGGATTGGACGCGCCGCGCCGTGGCCATTCCTCATCAATCTCCATTGGCGGAGAACTCAAGAGCCCCGAAGGCCAGGCCTCCGAGGCACGATTTGAGGAAGGCATTCCTTTGATTTCTCAGTCTGCAGAAAAGGAGGGACAAAGCAACGAACCCACTGGGGCCCTGAACTCttttgatgatggagatgcagAGGACGAGGATTTCTTCAAGCAGATGGAAGACGGCGGGAATGTTGCGCCTGATGAGGCGCCTGTTCCTTCTCTGGAGCGCAAGTCGACGATGCAAGTCATGGATTCGTTGAATACTGGCACGATTTCGCGACAACCCACGCTTGAGGAGACTCctgaagaggacgaggagccaGCCAaacctgctgctgctgagccgACCACTACTAACGCCGCCGGCAAGGAAGATTTGGAATCGAAGTGGGAACAAGCCTtcgccgacgatgacgatgaagattTCCTCCTTGAAGACACTGGTGCGGACGGAAAGCAGGTTGACCCGGCTGCCTTCTTTGGAAGCGATGATGAAGGCTtcttggaagatgaagagcCAACTCCTGCTCCGGCGCCTGTTGCTGCACGCCAGCCCTCAGGATCCAACCCCTATGTCCCCCAGAAACAAGCAAACCAGCATGCGCCATCTCCATATGCTCCTAGCGCGCCGGCACCCGCTCCGGTCCAGGCTGCTCCCATCCACCCTACTTCCGCTTACAATACCCCGGCTCCCGGAACAACTCCTATGGGGTCCGCTCCTCAATATGGCCGAGCCCCTCCAGTACGTCCTGAAATGCCCAAGGCACAGAGTTTCGCAGACAAGTCCAAGGGAGGCTATCACTCTCCATATGATCTCCCCACCGATCTTGTCACCAATGTGGTGAAGCCTCGGAAGCGGGCAAGCATGCAACAACTCTCTCAGGCGAACCATCTTCATACCCCAGTTCAACCCCCCCCGCGAAGTGCCAGTGTTGGCATGCCTGGCCCTCCTACTAGGCTcactcctccctcctctaGCCATGGTCTGCCCAGCCAACACCCTCAGTCGCCCCCGAAACCTACGACGCCAGGACTCCAGCATCATGAGAACTTCTTCGAGGAACTGCCCATGACTTCCAGGCCACGCCCTagttcaaggacaagccaCAGGGGAGCTTCGCCAGCTCGCCAGCCACCAATGACCCATGGGACGCATGTTCCTTCGCCGTTGATGCCTTCGGCGGCTTCAGTATCGACTCAGATGGCACCTCCGCCTCTCCCTGCTATGGCCGTTACACCCAGCCAGGCTCCTAGTCAGCCGCCAGCTGCTCAACAGCCGGGGGCCAACCTGGTTGCTCCTGAGCGAGTCAGCCCCTATGCGGCTCTGGCCAATTCTGTCAACCATttgcctcctccatcttccagtGCTTCTCGATATTCTCCTGCTCCCACCCACGCCGGAAGTCATACAGCACCACCTGCTCCGGTAAATAGCCGTTACTCCCCCGCTCCTCCGGCTACGAAATCGCACGGATCATATGGCCCCGTGTCTGCATCTGCCGTTCCCGCGCCGATGCTGCCTCATCAGCCACGAACTTCCAGCCCGTTGACGCATTGTGAGAGTTCCGGATTCGAACCAAGACTCAACCGGGTttcatctcttcctcccacGCGCGaggtagaggaggaggatgatcAGCCTACTCAAACTAGATCTTTGAGTGCTACTCATGCTCCTGCCCCTTACCACGAGTCGAAGTATAACCCCGCGTCTCCTCCCAAGGTGCCCCGCCAGACACCACCTCCCCCAAGCTATGCTTCTCAGTTTACGCTCTCTCCCCCGAAGCAGTCGGGACCATATGCACCCGTTGCTGCCCCAGCTGCGCCGGCTGGCTTTGCgccacctcctcgagctcagACGCAATCGCCAAGCACTTCATTTGGCCACAAGCAAGCCCAGAGATCGGCCGACTCGACGCGTCGCCCCTCATCCGCGCATTCACATGGCTCTCCAGCTACGACAAAGCCGTCGTACGCGCCCTACGCCCCAGTGGCCCCCGCTGCACCGGCTGCTCCATCCGCCACATTTGCTCCTCGCACTCGAGGCCAGTCCATCAACATGAACATGGTTGCACCTACTGATGGGCGGGAGAATGATCCTCTTCAGCGATGGAGAGGTGTTCCTGTCATTTCTTGGGGTGTTGGTGGCACCGTCGTCACATCGTTCCCCAAGAGTATCCCGCGATATGGCATGAACCAATCTGTGCCAATGATCGTGCGGACTCCTGGAGAAGTCAAGATCCAGAACGTGAAGGACATCGAACCACTGCAGGATCACTTGGCCAAGTTCCCCGGTCCCCTTAGGggcaagtccaagaagaaggaaaccATTACCTGGCTCAACACTGCTATCGAGGCGTTGGAAAAGGACCTGCCTGATCTGTCGTTCCATTCGCAGCTTTCTCTGGAGGTCAAGCGATCCATCGAGCGATTGCTTCTCTGGAAGATCCTTCGCATCTTCATTGAGCATGATGGAGTTCTGGAGGGTAACGCCGCTGCTGAAAAGGCCGTTCGACTGGTTCTCTCCCCAGGCACAAAGACTCCCACTGCCGATGACGACGCACTTTTCCCTACTGCCAGCAGCCTCGGTGGTCAGCTTGCCTCAGTCACATCGATGCAATCTGATGGCGCTGATGTCTCAACTATGGAGCAGATTCGGCATTATCTGCTAAGGGGTGATCGTGAGAAGGCTGTTTGGGCCCTGGTCGACAAGCGACTCTGGGGACATGCTATGCTGATCTCGCATACTGTAGAGGGGGACCTCTACAAGCGGGTGGCGCAGGAGTTCGTCCGCAAGGAAGTCAATTACCCTGGCCATGCCAACGAGTCTATGGCTGCTCTCTACAAGATCCTCTCTGGAAACTATGACGACtgtgttgatgagctcgtccCCGTGCATGCCCGAGCTGGCCTTCAGCTTGTGTCAACCAATGCGGGCTCAGGCCCTACCAAGGACACTCTTGATGGATTGGACAAGTGGCGAGAGACCCTGTCTCTTGTCCTCAGCAACCGCAGTGTTGATGATACCCAGGGCCTGAACGCTCTTGGTACTCTTTTGTCCAGCTATGGCCGAGCTGAGGCAGCTCACATCTGCTTCATGTTTGGTCGCAGTGGATCCATCTTTGGAGGGCTGGATGACCCCAATGCTCACTTTGTGCTTCTTGGAGCGGACCACCGACAGCAGGCAGACCAGTTTGCAAAGGAGACTGAGGCGCTTCAACTCAGTGAGGTGTACGAGTATGGACTGTCGCTTGCAGGAGGTGTTCATGCCGCCGCTGGAGCTCCTCATCTGGCGGCTTATAAGCTTCAGCATGCTATGGTCCTTGCTGAGTATGGCCACCGGGATAAGGCTCTGCAGTACTGCGATGCTATCCTGACAGCTATTCACTCTCAGACCAAGCGGTCGCCTTATCACCACCCCATTCTGGAGACCGCCGTCGAGGACTTCATGATGCGATTGAAGCAGGCGCCGAAGGAAGATAGCGGTTCATGGATCTCGAAGCCTAGCATGAACAAGGTCTCGGACAGCATGTGGAACAGGTTCAACAAGTTTGTTGCGGGAGATGACAACGAGGAGAATGGGGCTGCTGGAGAGGCGGGACCATTCAACCGCCCCTCTGGCGAGTTCAGCCGGTCTCCCTCCGTTTCCAACTTTGACATCTATGCTCAACAGTCACCGAGCTTTGGCATGACCCCTGCTCAGCCGCCTCCCCAGGCGCCCATGAGCGCGGCCGCATCCAGATATGCCCCGGCTGCCGCTGCGGCTGGAGCGCCACCTGCTTCATCGAACCCTTATTCTCCCACTTCGCAGTACACGCCTGGAAGAACTTCCATAGATCGGGCCTCTAATGAGTACCCTCGGAGCTCATACGAGCCCGCCTATCCTGGCGCTCCTTCAGCCGCCCCAGCTGCTTCAGGTGACAGCTACGTTCCCTCAgttcctcagcctcagcagaACAATGTTGGCGTTGAACCCTCCGGTCTGGCCCCGGCGGCTCAAATTACGCAGGCGTACTCGCCGGCTGGCTACCAACCTTACGGAATGCCAACGCAGACCAGCAACTCTACGGGTGACGATGACAAGTCTGCAGAGCCCTCGCAACAAGGATTCCAGCCTCTTAGCTATGGTTACGAGCCCCCACAGATGAACTCAACCCCCCCGGAGCCCGAGACCCCAGGAAATGCAGGAGAGAGCAACAGTGGCGGATATGAACCTCCTTCATTCCAGCCCTACAGCTACGAACCTCCATCCTATGAGCCGGACCCCGAGCCGACAgctgagggagatgaggataCACCTAAGCCCAGGAAGAAGAGCTTcatggatgatgacgatgacgattTCCCCTCGATGAAGCCCAAGGAAAAGACCAAGTCGGAGAAGGACCGCGAGAACGAGGAGATGTTCCGCAaggctgctgaagaagatg CCAAGCGTGCCGCTGCTCAGCAACCAGCCAAGAAGGGTTGGGGCTTCAGTGGATGGTTTGGAGGTAGCAAGAAGGCTGCTCTCGAGACTCCTTCACCTGGTGAATCATCGCCTGGAAAGCCCATCCGTGCCAAGCTTGGTGAGGCCAGCAGTTTCGTGTACGACCCTGAACTCAAGCGATGGGTTAACAAGAAGCCTGGTGCTGAGAACACGCCTGCGAAGACGGCcacaccacctcctccacgtGGTGGACCTCGATCTGTGTCGGGaactcctccacctcccccTGGAACTCCGCCACCGTTGGTGACCAGCAACAGCGCACCACCGCCGCTCATGCCCCCTAAGGTTCGCGCTGGTACGCCTGATCTGACAAGAACTGCTTCGTCCGACAGCCTGGCACCGCCTCCCATGCTCCGGTCTGtctccaacaccagcaacgGCCCACCAAGCCGGCCTACTACGAGCATGAGCAACGCCAGCAGCATCGACGATCTGCTCAGCGTCCAGCCACGCAAGGCtagcgacaagaagaagccacGAAAGAGTGGCCGTTACGTCGACGTCATGGCAAAGTAA
- a CDS encoding Guanylate kinase has protein sequence MASPSDRRPLVICGPSGVGKGTLIKLLFSRHPDVFTLSVSHTTRGPRNGETDGVEYHFVTKEAFRELIAKDGFVEHAQFGSNLYGTSKATIEEQTAKGRVVVLDIEMEGVKQVKASSIDARYVFVAPPDNEELEKRLRGRGTETEDSIQQRLARAKDELAWAESAKFDKILVNDDLEKTYNELDAFVYEKSG, from the exons ATGGCTTCTCCCTCCGACCGTCGACCCCTCGTCATTTGCGGCCCCAGCGGTGTCGGCAAGGGCACGCTGATCAAGCTTCTCTTCAGCCGCCACCCCGACGTTTTCACTCTGTCCGTGTCGCACACGACTCGCGGTCCTCGAAATGGCGAGACTGATGGTGTTGAGTACCACTTTGTCACCAAGGAGGCTTTCCGGGAGTTGATCGCCAAGGACGGATTTGTCGAGCA CGCTCAGTTCGGAAGCAACCTCTACGGCACGAGCAAGGCGACGATCGAAGAGCAGACAGCCAAGGGCCGAGTCGTAGTCCTCGACATTGAGATGGAGGGTGtcaagcaggtcaaggcctCTAGCATCGACGCTCGCTACGTCTTCGTCGCACCCCCCGAcaacgaggagctcgagaagcgcCTGCGAGGCCGCGGCACCGAGACCGAGGACAGCATCCAGCAGAGGCTCGCTCGGGCCAAGGACGAGCTCGCCTGGGCCGAGTCGGCCAAGTTTGACAAGATCCTCGTCAACGACGATTTGGAGAAGACTTATAATGAGCTGGATGCTTTTGTCTACGAGAAGAGCGGATAG